From Spirosoma aerolatum, one genomic window encodes:
- a CDS encoding AlbA family DNA-binding domain-containing protein, with translation MDIDDLIEFENESTRLDFKAIQYRKENFYELLKDVIGMANAPIDGDKLIIVGVKKSSDGSFAIHPIEEQFFDSAIYQKLILDNIEPDLRIDYYAHKYKGNQLVGVLKIPASPDKPYMMKKQFGTDKQLRRPGESFIRKGTATFPLMRKDIDKMFEQRKQQDAFNHTITCYFSGTDLNKELCLKPNVPQKLTSQRKADEIQAILARREKEEKERTDRAIQKMLFPGIEALREPYLDFADPFGQPSPYEKRSTQTLLENLKNINKTYKDDDCYELFEKHSAKINITLLNEGTVYLEDATVEIRTPKKEGFYIADKIYRKPVYRSIAETLSHGIRPASHDELNYPKYEEQNGDYVFRQHIGDLRHLQPTDIFDVPLRLVIGPKLIGAEIEVRVIIFGRNLPIPIKDTLVIKVTEKSE, from the coding sequence ATGGATATAGATGATCTGATCGAGTTTGAAAATGAGAGCACCCGCCTTGACTTTAAGGCAATTCAGTATCGAAAGGAAAATTTTTACGAGTTGCTAAAAGATGTTATTGGGATGGCCAATGCCCCCATCGACGGTGACAAGCTAATAATCGTGGGTGTAAAAAAGAGTAGCGACGGTTCTTTTGCCATTCACCCAATAGAAGAGCAGTTTTTCGATTCAGCCATATATCAGAAACTTATACTAGACAATATCGAACCTGATCTACGTATCGACTACTATGCCCATAAATACAAGGGAAATCAGCTTGTTGGTGTACTTAAAATTCCAGCCAGCCCTGATAAGCCGTACATGATGAAAAAGCAGTTCGGCACTGACAAGCAATTGCGCAGGCCCGGAGAAAGTTTCATACGAAAAGGAACAGCCACCTTTCCTTTAATGCGAAAGGATATTGATAAGATGTTTGAGCAGCGAAAACAACAGGACGCGTTTAATCATACTATTACCTGTTATTTTTCTGGAACTGACCTCAATAAAGAACTGTGTTTAAAACCCAATGTACCCCAAAAACTCACCTCCCAACGCAAAGCGGACGAGATTCAGGCTATTCTAGCTAGACGAGAAAAAGAAGAAAAGGAACGAACAGACCGGGCGATACAGAAAATGTTATTTCCTGGGATTGAAGCACTGCGAGAGCCATATCTTGATTTTGCTGACCCTTTCGGCCAACCTTCGCCCTATGAAAAAAGAAGTACACAAACCCTTCTGGAAAACCTAAAAAATATCAATAAAACCTATAAGGATGATGATTGCTATGAATTATTCGAGAAGCATTCTGCTAAAATTAATATAACACTTTTAAACGAGGGGACAGTCTATCTTGAAGACGCTACTGTAGAGATACGTACTCCTAAGAAAGAAGGCTTTTATATTGCTGATAAGATTTATAGGAAACCAGTATATCGGTCTATTGCAGAGACACTTAGTCATGGAATAAGGCCAGCTAGCCATGATGAATTAAATTATCCCAAGTATGAAGAACAGAATGGTGATTATGTTTTCAGGCAACACATTGGGGATTTGAGACACTTGCAGCCTACTGATATATTTGATGTGCCCTTACGGTTAGTTATAGGTCCTAAGTTAATAGGGGCAGAGATTGAGGTAAGGGTGATAATATTTGGTAGAAATTTGCCTATACCAATTAAGGATACCCTTGTGATTAAGGTAACGGAAAAGTCGGAATAG
- a CDS encoding AbiTii domain-containing protein — protein MNKEQIAEWIDGIIRDLTDKDKTLEDCLRKTLVLSFKLKNDRLKTWVESELNGYASEELLPDYRLVGLEIWGNLAQPTYGGIITRRASLHFQGSPHPYLVKLQEGYPLLSTVASLESILRPLGDNHGSYLTFNLSPHILKALEKLYDGWIIEKAWIQLSEFTITAVLSQVKTNLLQFLLVLSDELGTDTNFSVMNNQDKVNRILEHTIGHVHAENVTFGTNYQTKGNQNNVVQGNQNTQQISSSGQVVTAIKELVEQIKSQLQEATDIEPDIKEQVALQVATLEKQANKDKPNFDLIGKSMQIIESLLLDAASSAYVPLILEGIRHLLPQLTK, from the coding sequence ATGAACAAAGAACAAATTGCGGAATGGATTGATGGAATTATTCGAGACCTGACCGATAAGGATAAAACCCTAGAAGACTGTTTGCGTAAAACTCTGGTTCTCTCTTTTAAGCTTAAGAATGACAGGCTAAAAACTTGGGTTGAAAGTGAGCTTAATGGGTATGCTTCAGAAGAGTTACTACCTGATTATAGGCTTGTAGGACTGGAAATATGGGGTAATTTAGCTCAACCCACCTACGGCGGGATTATTACTAGAAGGGCCAGCTTACATTTCCAAGGATCTCCTCATCCGTATTTAGTAAAACTTCAGGAAGGTTATCCGCTATTGTCAACAGTAGCAAGTCTGGAATCAATATTAAGACCATTAGGTGATAACCATGGGTCCTATTTAACATTCAACCTAAGCCCTCACATCCTTAAGGCGTTAGAAAAATTATATGATGGCTGGATCATTGAAAAGGCTTGGATTCAACTTTCAGAGTTTACGATAACGGCAGTTCTGTCACAAGTCAAAACCAATCTCCTACAGTTTTTATTAGTGCTTAGCGATGAATTAGGGACTGATACTAACTTTTCAGTTATGAATAACCAAGACAAGGTAAACCGTATTCTCGAACATACCATCGGGCACGTTCACGCCGAAAATGTCACGTTCGGTACTAATTACCAAACCAAAGGCAATCAAAATAACGTCGTTCAAGGTAATCAGAATACCCAGCAAATTAGCTCATCAGGGCAGGTCGTTACTGCTATTAAAGAGTTGGTTGAGCAAATAAAGAGTCAACTTCAAGAGGCTACCGATATTGAGCCCGATATAAAAGAGCAGGTCGCTTTACAGGTCGCAACCCTTGAAAAACAGGCCAATAAGGATAAGCCCAATTTTGATCTTATAGGCAAGTCCATGCAAATAATTGAAAGTCTACTATTAGACGCAGCCAGTAGTGCCTATGTACCCCTGATTTTGGAAGGTATTCGGCATTTACTCCCACAACTGACAAAATAG